The genomic DNA CTAAAAATattgaattaatatttgtagagaattattcataatctgtgtgaaacacgaattaaaattaatatattaatatcaaatattaaattggtacttgcaaaaagagttatgtggttaaaaatAGTTAtcaaatattgtaatagttatgttgttttacttgatatagaaatctaacatattagttttatttttaagAAATGAATTGTATCTCTATCTTACGAACCGAATATCtgttctttagataatttaatattaattaatattatttgataattatcttataattagccatttcaatattgtttatttaatattacctAATTATCtataaaaataaatttacaaattaaaagtaaatagatgttattaaacttaatttaatattacataatataatctaaatacaacaaaaataccaaaatttggtactttgATATTTTGGTACTTTTAGCGCCAAATTGTACATgatttcgcttattaataaaaattatagataGATATATAAATTTTGCATAGAGCAAGACATGTGTTCCCCGGCAAAATGATTAAGAAATGGGTTTGTTTTGATACTGGGCCCAAAATTGTTTTAGACGGACTACAGAGAGAAGAGGCATTTGAATTAAAAGGAAATGCTTGAAACAAATAAAACCGCAAAATGGATTTATTTTAGTACTAGAAGTCTAAAGCCAACATAAGAGGACTATCAGTTCATTATGTCAACAAAGCTAGTTGTAGCCTTTCATACATTGCCAAGGAACAAAGAAGAGCTTGGGTGATAAAGTTTATTATTACACAAACATTAACCGTCACTAATAAATAACCAACAAAAAGAAATTATTATATGATAGGACTAATGAAGCCCATCTTGCCCAAAGCAGCAAGGAGAAAACTCCAGTTCAGGGAGTCGAAAGCATTATTGATATTCGGTTTTACTGCAAATCTTGGAGGACCACTGCGAAGATGGTAACCTAGAGAAAGGAATTGAGCAAGAATTATATTATCTCCAAGTACTCTTGTTAAGGGCCAAGCCCATTTATCTAAGTTAATTATATTAAGCTCAGTCCATATAGTTGTGCACCTGTTAGCACGTGATTCTAGATTGATCCTCGTAGAAATAAATGAGCAGTTGTCCTGTATTGACGTTAATTACTTTTTTCTTGGTCTGATAATAGTCCAAATATAGTCGACTGTCTAGGATGAAAAGGACTGGGATCTCTATAAGAGTCTAAACAATGCATTGTGAAGGGACACAAgaaaatgaataaatgaaaacctttctttgTAAATATTGTTTCATGTTTAtgtttattttactttattttcatggtatcagagccaggttggATTAAGTAACACAAAGAGAAAGGATGGATACGGTGGCTACAACTGATGCAGCTGGTTCAAGAAGAACGACTATGATTGATGCAACTAGTCCCTTGTATTTACATCCCTCATATGGAAATAATTTTATGGTCATGGACAAACTTCAAGGATCCTCAAATTATAGGTCCTGGAAGAGATCAATGGAAATAGCTCTCTTTTCAAAAAGAAAGTTAGGGCTTGTGATTGGTACTATAACCAGGGATGACACTGATGCTGGAAAGGGTGAAGCTTGGGACACATGTAACAATATGATAATCTCATGGATATTTGGTTCTGTTTCAGAATCAATTAAGAAGTCAATAATGTTCGTTAGCAGTGCACATCAAATTTGGAATAACCTTGAATAAAGGTTTGCACTCACTAACGGATCTAGAAAGTACAAGATCAACAAAGATCTTTATGAAAGCAGACAACAAGGGAACCATATTAGTGAGTATTATACTCAAATGAGGACATTATGGGGAGAGCTTGAATCTCTTAATATATTACCTGCTATCAAAACTATGTCAACAGAAGTCATAAGTTTTGTTAGTGCTCTCACACAACAAAAAGAAGAACAGAAGTTATTTCAGTTCTTGAATGGTCTTGATGAGATCTATGGGGCACAAAGGAGTCAACTTCTCATGATGCCTAATCTTCCATCTATGGAAGCAACATGTAGCTATCTTGAACAGGAAGAGGCACAGAGAGAAGTTCTTGGTCATGTAAGAGAAGATATAGAAACATCAGCTATATTCAGTAAGAGCACAGGGGGAGTATCTGCTAATGCTCAGTCCATACCTTCTATACAGTGCACAGCTTGTGGTAAAGCAAGTCATATGACTGACAAATGTTGGACTGTAGTTGGCTTTCCAAGCTGGCATCCTAAAGCAAAGCCTCAGGAACAA from Apium graveolens cultivar Ventura chromosome 5, ASM990537v1, whole genome shotgun sequence includes the following:
- the LOC141661076 gene encoding uncharacterized protein LOC141661076 → MDTVATTDAAGSRRTTMIDATSPLYLHPSYGNNFMVMDKLQGSSNYRSWKRSMEIALFSKRKLGLVIGTITRDDTDAGKGEAWDTCNNMIISWIFGSVSESIKKSIMFALTNGSRKYKINKDLYESRQQGNHISEYYTQMRTLWGELESLNILPAIKTMSTEVISFVSALTQQKEEQKLFQFLNGLDEIYGAQRSQLLMMPNLPSMEATCSYLEQEEAQREVLGHVREDIETSAIFSKSTGGVSANAQSIPSIQCTACGKASHMTDKCWTVVGFPSWHPKAKPQEQSSYKGKGRGFNNKNQQ